In Stanieria sp. NIES-3757, the DNA window AACCAATTGTTTTTCGGTGGAGGTGCAGCAGCAAACTCTATCCCTTTAGCTTCTAAACGTTGTGGTAATTCTAGGTCAAAAATTGGGTTAGTGCGGAAAATTTGGGGTTGTTGTTCGTTTTCTCCTTTAACTTCATAGAGAATCTCATTTTGTCCAACTGATACTCTTGAGACATTCCCGTCGTTTACTTGATCGATAAACAAGCTATAGGGAACTTGAGGAATCTGATTACCAAATAGTTGCGGAAAAAAGAGATTAACAAATAAAAATAACCCTGCTATTAAAAACAGAATATTAGAAATTAAGCGCGATCGCGAGCCAGGAGGTTGATTTTTAACACTCATTTGTAAACGATTTATATATTGAAAGTTATTTGTATCTTTTCATAATTGTAAAATTACTTAATACTACTCTAGATAGACTAAGAGGCGAGGTTTACCGTATAGATGCGTTCGGGAATTACAACAATGACAGTTATCAGTTATCAATATTGTCCGCAGATGAACACAGATAAACACAGATAGAGTTATGGTTTGGTTGTGTTTTTTTTAGAGGATTTTTTGAAAAAATTATTTAAAAATAAATTAATAAATTTAATCCTGGAATGGTTCGTGAGAGAGTCCATAACAATAAAGTAATGTATAGTACTCCTAACGCCCACTGATACCATACTAAAGTCGCAACAATACCTGGTAAATCGCGATCGCGTAAGCGAATATCATTAAAACCAAATTTTAATAAATTATTTAAACTCAAATCGTAATAATTAAGCCAATTCCAACGTCTTTCCCATAAAATTGGTTCATAGCGATCGCGAAAAAAGGGAAATCTTGGTATAATTGGTAAACGTCCCAACATTAATCGAAATTGACGCATCGATCCATCTTCAACAAAATAAGTAAGGTCAAGTAGGTTGTGATAGCGTCCTTGAGAGTAGAGACGAATTAATAACAGTGCAGGAATCGGTAATAAAATTATGGCTAAACAAGCTAAAGTTAACCAAGGTCGGTCAGTAGCTTGAAAAATTTCAATGATGCCAAATATAGTTAATAAGAAATAACTACTTACAATACAAATAATTTCATAGCGGTTCGGTAAAATGGGCTTTGGTACAAGACGACGATAGCGATCAACAAACCAAAATAAGAAACTAAAATACGCGATCGCAATTAACCCGACGGCAAAAACTAAACTAAAATTTGTGCCATAATTTCCTAACAATAAAACCAAACTTAATCCCAACCAAGCCAAAATTTTACTAAGCCAACTTAAACTGAAAATATTTTGCCAACTAACGGCAATAATCTGATTACCTAATTGTTTAAGTCTAAGTTTTTCTCTTTTATATTCAAGTTGATTAGCATCAGGTATTTGTTCTAATCTGCGAAAGTTTCTAATCAAATTTCTTAAAATAATTTCGTTACCTTCTAAAATTGGGACATTAATAATTTTCCCAATTATTCCAGTTTCGCCAATAATTTTGGCAGCATCAGAGTCAAAACCTAAACCAGATACATTAATTCGTGTTTGAGGAGCAAAAACTGCATTACTCAAATTAATTTGTTCTAAAATAATTGCGTCTTGTAGATCGATGTAATTTTGAAAAAACGTATCTCGAAAATCTACCATTCCTTCAAAAATACTATTAATCATTAAGAGAGGTTCTTGAAATTTACTTTTAATAAAAATAACTCTTTGTTTAAAATTGCTCTTGCTCAAATTAACTAATTTAGCAAATGTACTATTATTAAAATCTAATAACTCCCCAAAACTTGCCGATTGAAAATCAAGCTTATTTTGAAAATAACTATTATTAAAGTTTGCCTGAGCTAAAAATTGTCCACCTACAAATTTTACCTTACTACCAAAATTACTATAACTAAAATTTGCTTCCTTCTGAAAACGAGTATTACTAAAATCTATTTCGCGAACGAAAATACTATGATGCCAATTAGATTCTTGTCCAAATCTTGCTTCTGAAGCAATGATTTTTTGTAAACAAAAACTATTAGTAAAATCCACTTGATCGGTAAATTCAGTTTGTTCAAATTTTAATCCACCTCTAATTACATTAACTGTCGGAATTTGTTCTCCTGGTTGAAGAGATAGTTGACTATATTCTTTGATAGTTTCTTGTTCCAAAGGATTTAATAAAGATGATAAAGCTCCTTCAGCTAAACGAGTTGAAATACCTAAATCTTTAGCCTCAAATTTTCCTTTAATAAACGATTGACTAAAATCTAAAACAATGGGTTTGTTGCTACGAATTAATTTAGTTTGGAGTTGTTGATAAAATTGTTGACTAAATTCGAGATTTTTATCATTTAAATCGATCAGGAAATTAGTCAAATCAATTGTATTAATTCCTTCTTTTTGAATTGGCTCTTCAATTCGAGTTTGTAGTGTTTCTAAAGTTAATAAGGTTTTAGTTTCAGCCCAAGCAAAATTTTGAAAAAAATTCCCCAATCCTATAATTTGCCACCAGCAAAATATTACTAATAAAAATTTGATGATCGACACTTTTAAACCACAGTAAATAAATTCAAAACAAAAAACATAGAAGCAGTTGTGCAAAAAATCTGCAATGGCTTTTTAAATCCTTATCCTAAGCGAGCCTTATTTTCTTAAGAAATAGACTTGATTAAGTTCTGTTAAAATACTTTACAGTCTCAGGTTTACTCTATAACCACTATCTACACTCAAATCAACAAAATTTTAGCTGCAATCGAGATTGTACGGTAAACCGCACTAACCACATAGTTGCCATCTCCTACTGTATTTAGCTAAATTAGCACTCGGAAGGTGAGAGTGCTAAATTTAAAAAAGCTCTCTATCTCAAGCTTAGATCAATGTATCTGGAGGATTAGTTTATGGCAGCTATTTCAATTAATGTTTCAACTGTTAAACCTTTAGGCGATCGCGTATTTATTAAAGTCAGTGCTTCTGAAGAGAAAACTGCTGGTGGGTTATATCTTCCTGACACTGCTAAAGAAAAACCTCAAGTAGGTGAAGTAGTTGCTGTTGGTCCTGGCAAACGCAACGATGATGGCGGTAATACTCCTTTAGAAGTCAAAGTAGGCGATAAAGTTCTCTACTCCAAATATGCTGGAACTGATATCAAACTTGGTGGTGAAGATTACGTTCTCTTATCCGAAAAAGATATTTTAGCAGCCGTTGCTTAATAGTCAGAGTTAGTGATAACTCACAAACATCTCATCAACATTTAACTTATTTTCAAGCTCACAATATTAGTTTCAAGGAAGAAGAGATAAACCTATGGCTAAATCAATTATCTACAACGACGAAGCACGCCGTGCCTTAGAACGAGGAATTGATATTCTAGCAGAATCCGTTGCTGTTACTCTTGGTCCCAAAGGACGTAACGTAGTATTAGAAAAGAAATTTGGCGCACCCCAAATCGTTAACGATGGGGTAACAATCGCCAAAGAAATCGAATTAGAAGATCATATTGAAAATACAGGAGTATCCTTAATTCGTCAAGCTGCTTCCAAAACTAATGATGTTGCAGGTGACGGTACTACCACTGCTACAGTTCTAGCTCACGCGATTGTTAAAGAAGGTTTACGCAACGTTGCTGCTGGTGCTAATCCCATCGCTCTCAAACGAGGAATTGATAAAGCCACTGAATATTTAGTCGACAAAATTGCTCAACACGCTAAGCAAATTGAAGACTCCAAAGCGATCGCGCAAGTTGCTGCTATCTCTGCTGGTAACGATGAAGAAGTAGGTAGCATGATCGCTGAAGCGATGGATAAAGTAGGTAAAGAAGGCGTTATCTCCCTTGAAGAAGGTAAGTCCATGACTACCGAATTAGAAATTACTGAAGGGATGCGCTTTGACAAAGGTTACACCTCTCCTTACTTTGTCACCGATACCGAACGTATGGAAGCAGTTCTGGATGATCCTTTCATCTTGATCACTGATAAAAAAATCACTTTAGTACAAGACTTAGTTCCAGTTTTAGAACAAGTAGCTCGTCAAGGCAAACCCTTGATGATCATCGCTGAAGACATCGAAAAAGAAGCTTTAGCTACTTTAGTTGTCAACCGTCTCCGTGGCGTACTTAATGTAGCAGCAGTAAAAGCTCCTGGTTTTGGCGATCGCCGTAAGCAAATGCTAGAAGATATCGCTGTTCTAACTGGTGGTCAATTAATCTCTGAAGATGCGGGCTTAAAATTAGAAAATACCAAAGTAGATATGCTTGGTAAAGCTCGTCGTATCACCATTACTAAAGACAACACCACTATTGTTGCTGAAGGTAACGAACAAGCTGTTAAAGCTCGTTGCGAACAAATTCGCCGTCAAATCGACGAAACTGAATCTTCCTACGACAAAGAAAAACTTCAAGAACGTCTAGCTAAACTAGCTGGTGGTGTAGCTGTGGTTAAAGTAGGTGCTGCTACTGAAACCGAAATGAAAGACCGCAAACTTCGTTTAGAAGACGCGATCAATGCGACCAAAGCAGCCGTAGAAGAAGGTATTGTTCCTGGTGGTGGTACTACTTTAGCTCACCTCGCTCCTGAACTCGAAACTTGGGCTAATAGCAACCTTTCTAACGAAGCTTTAACTGGTGCTTTAATTGTTGCTCGTGCTTTGACTGCACCTCTGAAAAGAATTGCTGAAAACGCTGGTCAAAACGGCGCGGTAATTGCTGAAAGAGTTAAAGAAAAAGACTTCAACGTTGGCTTCAATGCTGCTAACAACGAATTTGTTGATATGTTTGAAGCAGGTATTGTTGACCCAGCTAAGGTAACTCGTTCCGCTCTTCAAAACGCAGCTTCTATTGCAGGTATGGTCTTAACTACTGAATGTATAGTAGTTGATAAACCTGAAAAAGACAAAGCTCCTGCTGCACCAGGTGGCGGTGACTTCGACTACTAATTTTGATTCTCTAACTCTAAATTAGTAATTTAACTTTAGGCTGCTTTCTACTTGAAGGCAGCTATTTTTTTGTCAGGTGATGGGGCAGAATATCAAGTTGTTAAATTTGGTTGTCTTGAATAAATTTACCAACTAAAACCATCTTTAATTAAAGTGGTATCAATTAAATTTTTAAGAGCATCTGCCATTAATTTTTGTTCGCTGGTTCGAGGATGATCGGGCGTAACTTGTTCTGTAATTAAGGAATAAATTTTATTGTCTTGTTGTTCGTTTTTGTATTCGGTTACTGCCTCATTTAAATAATTATCCCAGGCGCGGTCGTGATACATATTAGGAAACATACAAATAAAATAAGCATTGGGGTATTTACTACGAAGATTAGCCACAAAATTTTTGTAACGCTCTTTCCATTCTGTACTGCTTAGGTCGGAGTTGAGATTGATACTTGAAGAATCATTTTGTCCCAAAGCAACTATAACTAAATTAGGAATATATTGATTAAAATCCCAACTCGGTGCATCTTTTAGGGGTTTGGTTTTATCATAAATGGCTTCCATTCCCACACCATCATGCCAAAAACCATAACCATCCACTAAAGCTATTCCTGCTTGAGCAATTAAACTCAATTGAGCTTGATAATCTCTGGCTAACATTGACCCAAAGGAAAGATAACTATTGGATAGATGATTTGTATCACCTGTTGGATCTGGTGCGCCTGTTTGCTCATATTCTACTGCTGAACCTGCCGAAATTGAATCACCATAAACTTCAATTTTGCGATTACTTGGTTGTGCTGGTGAAAGTAAATTTTTATCGCTATCAATTAAAATGCCATGAAAAGAAAATTCACCTGTTATATAATCATTTCTTTTAACAATTAAAGCTTGATGATTTTTATCTTCTAATCCTTCAGCTATGTCATAAATTTGTGGTTCATTACCACTATTTAAATGGATAACAATCGGTTCAGGATTATCATCTAAATAAACACCAATATAATTACTTCCTCCCCAGTTATCATCTGCTAATTTAAGTTTTAAACTGGTACCTTCAAAATTAAACAGACAAGCTGTAGCAGGAAAACCAAAAATTGGAGCTTGAGGATTTTGCCGATTTACTCTACCAATGTATTGAAAATTGCTATTGTCTGCTGCTATTTCTTGAAAACTTTGGGAGTTAAGAGAGCGATCGCTACAAGCAATAAATATAGCTAAACTAAATAAGAAAATAAATAAAATTTTTTTGAGTTTCATGATCAATTATTTGTTAAAAACCAAAGTAGGATGAAATATAGTAAATACCTTGGTTTTTGTTAATAGTTGATTGTTTTAACTTGCCAATAATCAACAAACATTTTTGTCAATCACTATATTAAAGCGATCTCCCTAAAATCAATAACATCAATTTAGTTAATAATTTAATTTCAAGGCATTTACAGGTACTTCATCCCAAGACTTTACCGTCCTAAGACGAGCAATCCAACCTTGTTGTTTCTGTTGTTCGGTTAAATTTTTTTGCCAAGTTTCGTGACAGTCTTTAGCTGCTGCTTCGTCACAACAAGCAATACAAGAGTAGATAATACCACCAGGATCGAGTTGTTCGTTTACCCAAATAGTCATAATATTTTTAACTCTAAGATTAATTATCCTTGGTAATTACTTATATCAAATAACCAAGGAAGAATGAGCAGAAGTATATTAATTATTTAGTTTCCATTGCTGCTACTGATTTTGGTACGGCAGCAGTTAAAATTTCATGTCCAGTTTCAGTGACTAAAAGATCGTCTTCAATGCGAATACCGATACCGCGCCAATTTTCTGGTACTTCTGGTTGTCCTTCAGCAGGTTGAATGTTTGGGGAAATATAAATTCCTGGTTCAACAGTTAAAATATGTCCTGGTTGCAAAATTTGCCAAGTTTCTTCATTGTGTTTATAGACACCGACATCATGCACATCTAAACCTAACCAATGTCCTGTACGGTGCATATAGAAAGGTTTATATTTTTCTTCTTGAATAATTTCTTCCAAGTCTCCTTTCAATAAACCTAAATCAATTAATCCTTGAACCAAAACACAAACAGCGATGTCGTGAAACTCATTATAAGGTTTTCCTGGCTGAACTTCTTCGATCGCGTTTAATTGTGCTTCTAAAACAAGTTCGTAAAGAGCTTTTTGTTCTGGAGTAAACTTTCCACCTACAGGAAAAGTACGAGTGATGTCGCCATTGTAATAGCCATAAGAACAACCAGCATCAATTAACAATAATTCGTTATCCTGCATCTGCCTATTATTTTCGATGTAATGAAGAATGCAAGCATTAGCACCAGAAGCCACAATGGAAGGATAAGCAATTCCCATCGCACCTTCTAAACGAAAAGTATGTTCGATTTCTGCTTGGACTTGATATTCATAAACTCCTGGTTGAGCAAATTCTCTAGCACGGTTGTGTGCTTTGGCAGAGATTTCGGCTGCTTTACGCATCAAGGCAATTTCCGCAGGACTTTTAACTAATCGCATTGGATAAGTAATGGGACGAGTATCTTCAATCGCGATCGGAACTTTTCCCCTTCTTTGGTATTGACTCATTAATCTTTGCCAATGGGAAAGAATGACATTATTAAAGTGCCGATCCTTGCCCAAATGATAGAAAATGCGATCGGCATTAATAAGATACTGAGGTAATTTCTCATCTAATTCGGCAATCGAATAGGCTTCGTCTGCACCATAGATTTCTTTTGCTCCTTCCACACCACAACGATAACCAGTCCAAGTTTCTTTTTCTGGGTCTTTTGGTTGAACAAATAAAATAAAGCGATGTTCTTCGTGATGGGGTGCTAATACCGCTACGGCTTCGGGTTCATTAAATCCTGTTAAATAATAAAAATCACTATTCTGACGAAACACATATTCAACGTCATTGTGCATTGTTGCCATTGGTGCAGAGTGAAAAATAGCCGTCCCATTACCAATTTTTGCCATCAACTGTTCTCGGCGTAAACGATATTCGTTTAGTTCAATCCCCATTAGCTCTTAATTTGCTCATTTTACAAACTACTATTTATTTATTATGCAAGTTTTCTTTGGTTTGTTTTGTTTCTCAAAGATTATTTAGTATGATTGGTTCGGTATAACTTAATCTACATCAACCTCGGATAGTGCCGTGTCAATGGTTAATTGTTAATTGTTAACTGATAACTGGTAACTGTAAAAGTCGATCAGTTTAACTAAAGGAAAAACATCATGAAAACCTTTTCAATTGAAAAAACTCTGTTGATTGAAGTACCACCAAAGGTAATATTTGAGGCATTAACAAATTCAGAAAAAATTGTTCAATATTATCCCCTCACAGAAGTTGTATCTGATTAGAAAGTTGGTAGTGAGATTATCGGGAAAGGAAGCAATAATAACCAAGATTTTATCGATTATGGCACAATTGATGTTTTAATTCCTAATCAAAAATTTCAATATACCTACTGGAGTGATAATCATGGGACAGGAAGAATCCCCGAAAATTATCTGACTATTTGCTATACTCTTTCTCCAAGTAATGAAGGAACTATTTTAAAACTCGAACATCACAACATTAAATCAGAAAAAATGTACTCTGAAATGGTAAATATTTGGGATTTTTTATTGTTGAGTTTAAAAGATTTTGTTGAAAAAAATTACTCGAAATAATTTTCACTAAAAAATAGGCAAAATTTCAATTGGTTCTGAAGCACTCGCTTGTCAATTTATTAAATTTTGACTAGAAGCTTTTTGTCAATCCTGGTAATTGTACTTAGTCAATAAGGCTTGGGTGAATTGATTACTTGTTTGTTAGCCCGAAAAGCTGATGATTTATTAATTACAGCGACAAGCAATCACTTCTGTTTTGTAAAAGCACAATTTTTAATTATAGCAAATTTGGTTGAAATTCAAACAAAAATGGTCACACACTATTTTTAGAGTACCATATTTCGGGGTTTTAGCCTCCTGTTCTCAATAAGCCAACAGCAAAATTTAATCTTTGCTTAAGATAAATTTTAAATTTTCAATCAAAAACAGATTACTTAAAAGATATCCTTATAAATGTAGAAATTTTTAGTAGTAAACGCCAAAATAATCATTTACAGGTTACTTTTCTGGTAGGTACAACCAGAAGTACAAGTTTCTCTAATTTCTACTGCATAAAGTCCAGGTAACCCTGCTGTTTCCAACTTCTCAAAAATCCACCTAGCAACCATCTCACTAGTAGGACTTTCTAGACTCAAAGTTTCATTGAGATAGTAATGGTCTAAAAAATTATCCAACAATGGTTGAAGATACTTTTTAATATCACCATAGTCGATAACCATTCCTTGTTTTGAGCCATTAGTAATCAAGCGATCGCCTTTAACATAAACTCGTCCTACCCAACTATGTCCATGTAACCGACGACATTTTCCGTCATGATGAGGTAGCTGATGGGCAGCCTCAAAATAAAATTCTTTGTAAATTAACCACTCTTCCACGTTAGTTATTAAAGTTTCTGATTAAGATTGCTCGTTTTATCTTCAACAGAAATGAATCTTTTTACAAGTTATGGAGCTATTTTTTTAAGACTTTTAGCCCATGAGATAGAATTTCTCCAACTCCATACAGTACATCCTTTTAAGATTGAGCGATCGAGAAACAACAGTTACTCAACAATTAAAAACTAGCGATCAACATAATTTGAATTTATACTTCTAATACTGCCAATAGTCTGTTATAATTCTAAATCGTGACCTTGGAGAGGTGGCTGAGCGGTTGAAGGCGGCTCCCTGCTAAGGAGTTATGGGGTTGATAACCCCATCGAGGGTTCGAATCCCTCCCTCTCCGTTGCTTATGCTTCGCTTATAGTCGGGCTTTTCACCATTGATGAGACTTATCAACCACAACTATCCGTTCCGTCCAATAACCCTCACTTTATCTCTACCCAAAAACTCAAATCAAGCACTTCCTAAAAACTTAATAAATATGTCTAACCTGTAAACATATAGTGAGAAGTACCATTACTGAGAACACAAACAGGTCATTTTGTCAAAACAGGTAAGCAGAGTATCAGGGGAGAAGTCAATCTCAAAAGCCATTATCAAATAATTTGGTTGTTATCGACATCAAAAACTCCTAAACAAGTAGCAGAAATAACAGGTTATACTCTGGGAACAAAGTTTCTTGTGAGATTGCGATCGCTTGAACGACTAAATCTAAATTATTGGGATTTTAACTATAATTATTGGTGCGCTCACTGTCCGCTACGCACTTCAGATATGCCAAGATCTCATTAATAGACAATAAATCTAGATCGAGTCGAGCTAAAAGCTTTTTGTTTTACTTTCGTAATCATTTTATAATTGGCAGTGCCGAGATTAACCTAATAGCGATCAACAAACAATTGAATTTTAACTATTTGCCTGTTGTTGTTGTCCATAAAGTTGCCGACCCGAATTGAGTTGGGAAGAAATTTGGTCACGGCTATCAATGAAAGTGTACTGTTCGTTAAAGTTACCAATAGGACGTTCTCCAATAATGTAGTGGCGTACTAGCATATCTGGAGCATTGATAACAATGCGATCGGATGTACGTACTGTCGCCTGGGGAGCATTGGGATTTTCTTCTTTAAGTTGAGAAATTACCCAAAGCTCGTTGTTTACTGCATATACATCTTGAATTTCTAGATTGTAACCACTAGAAGGAACCTCAGCTTCAACCGTTATAGTACGCTGTTGACGTTCTGCACCGGGGACATTGACATCGATGTAAGGAACCTCGACTGTTTCCTCTTCCTGTACGACAACAACTTTAGGGACTGTAACCCTGCGCTCTGCTACTCCAACATCCACATCAGGACCTTGAATATCGTATTCGGGTAATCTCCCAGGTTCTACATTTACATCTGGTAAGCGACCTGCTTGTTCTTGTTCTACTTGACACGCTGTCAGAGGAAAAAGCAACAAAATTAACGATAAA includes these proteins:
- the celE gene encoding Endoglucanase E; the protein is MKLKKILFIFLFSLAIFIACSDRSLNSQSFQEIAADNSNFQYIGRVNRQNPQAPIFGFPATACLFNFEGTSLKLKLADDNWGGSNYIGVYLDDNPEPIVIHLNSGNEPQIYDIAEGLEDKNHQALIVKRNDYITGEFSFHGILIDSDKNLLSPAQPSNRKIEVYGDSISAGSAVEYEQTGAPDPTGDTNHLSNSYLSFGSMLARDYQAQLSLIAQAGIALVDGYGFWHDGVGMEAIYDKTKPLKDAPSWDFNQYIPNLVIVALGQNDSSSINLNSDLSSTEWKERYKNFVANLRSKYPNAYFICMFPNMYHDRAWDNYLNEAVTEYKNEQQDNKIYSLITEQVTPDHPRTSEQKLMADALKNLIDTTLIKDGFSW
- a CDS encoding chaperonin Cpn10 codes for the protein MAAISINVSTVKPLGDRVFIKVSASEEKTAGGLYLPDTAKEKPQVGEVVAVGPGKRNDDGGNTPLEVKVGDKVLYSKYAGTDIKLGGEDYVLLSEKDILAAVA
- a CDS encoding peptidase M24, coding for MGIELNEYRLRREQLMAKIGNGTAIFHSAPMATMHNDVEYVFRQNSDFYYLTGFNEPEAVAVLAPHHEEHRFILFVQPKDPEKETWTGYRCGVEGAKEIYGADEAYSIAELDEKLPQYLINADRIFYHLGKDRHFNNVILSHWQRLMSQYQRRGKVPIAIEDTRPITYPMRLVKSPAEIALMRKAAEISAKAHNRAREFAQPGVYEYQVQAEIEHTFRLEGAMGIAYPSIVASGANACILHYIENNRQMQDNELLLIDAGCSYGYYNGDITRTFPVGGKFTPEQKALYELVLEAQLNAIEEVQPGKPYNEFHDIAVCVLVQGLIDLGLLKGDLEEIIQEEKYKPFYMHRTGHWLGLDVHDVGVYKHNEETWQILQPGHILTVEPGIYISPNIQPAEGQPEVPENWRGIGIRIEDDLLVTETGHEILTAAVPKSVAAMETK
- the groEL gene encoding chaperonin, 60 kDa protein, yielding MAKSIIYNDEARRALERGIDILAESVAVTLGPKGRNVVLEKKFGAPQIVNDGVTIAKEIELEDHIENTGVSLIRQAASKTNDVAGDGTTTATVLAHAIVKEGLRNVAAGANPIALKRGIDKATEYLVDKIAQHAKQIEDSKAIAQVAAISAGNDEEVGSMIAEAMDKVGKEGVISLEEGKSMTTELEITEGMRFDKGYTSPYFVTDTERMEAVLDDPFILITDKKITLVQDLVPVLEQVARQGKPLMIIAEDIEKEALATLVVNRLRGVLNVAAVKAPGFGDRRKQMLEDIAVLTGGQLISEDAGLKLENTKVDMLGKARRITITKDNTTIVAEGNEQAVKARCEQIRRQIDETESSYDKEKLQERLAKLAGGVAVVKVGAATETEMKDRKLRLEDAINATKAAVEEGIVPGGGTTLAHLAPELETWANSNLSNEALTGALIVARALTAPLKRIAENAGQNGAVIAERVKEKDFNVGFNAANNEFVDMFEAGIVDPAKVTRSALQNAASIAGMVLTTECIVVDKPEKDKAPAAPGGGDFDY
- a CDS encoding queuosine biosynthesis protein QueD, coding for MEEWLIYKEFYFEAAHQLPHHDGKCRRLHGHSWVGRVYVKGDRLITNGSKQGMVIDYGDIKKYLQPLLDNFLDHYYLNETLSLESPTSEMVARWIFEKLETAGLPGLYAVEIRETCTSGCTYQKSNL